In Hasllibacter sp. MH4015, the following proteins share a genomic window:
- the ureC gene encoding urease subunit alpha, translated as MPTQIPRNDYAAMYGPTTGDRVRLADTDLIIEVERDLTTYGEEVKFGGGKVIRDGMGQSQVTREGGAVDTVITNALIVDYSGIYKADIGLKDGRIHKIGKAGNPDTQDGVDIIIGPGTEAIAGEGRILTAGGFDAHIHFICPQQIEDALHSGITTMLGGGTGPAHGTLATTCTPGPWHIGRMLQSLDAFPMNFGLSCKGNASQPEALVEMINAGACAMKLHEDWGTTPGAIDCCLSVADEMDVQVMIHTDTLNESGFVENTLAAIGDRTIHAFHTEGAGGGHAPDIMKVVGYENILPSSTNPTMPYTVNTLEEHLDMLMVCHHLDKSIPEDVAFAESRIRKETIAAEDILHDMGAFSVMASDSQAMGRVGEVIIRTWQTADKMRKQRGRLEEETGDNDNVRVKRYIAKYTINPALVHGMSPEIGSIEEGKRADLVLWNPAFFGVKPEMSLIGGTIVMAQMGDPNASIPTPQPVYSRPMFGAFGRAVERSAILFVSQAAQADGIGEKLGLTKATRAVEGTRGVRKSDMIHNAAVPEVHVDPETYEVRANGELLTCEPATSLPMAQRYFMY; from the coding sequence ATGCCCACCCAAATCCCCCGCAATGACTACGCCGCCATGTATGGCCCCACGACCGGCGATCGGGTGCGGTTGGCCGATACTGACTTGATCATCGAGGTTGAGCGCGACCTCACGACCTACGGGGAGGAGGTGAAGTTCGGCGGCGGCAAGGTGATCCGCGACGGGATGGGGCAAAGCCAAGTTACGCGCGAAGGGGGGGCGGTGGATACGGTCATAACCAACGCGCTGATCGTGGACTATTCGGGCATCTACAAGGCCGATATCGGCCTCAAGGACGGGCGTATCCACAAGATCGGCAAGGCCGGCAACCCCGACACGCAGGACGGCGTTGACATCATTATCGGCCCCGGCACCGAGGCCATCGCGGGGGAGGGGCGCATCCTGACAGCGGGGGGCTTCGACGCGCATATCCACTTCATCTGCCCGCAGCAGATCGAGGATGCGCTTCATTCCGGGATCACGACGATGCTCGGCGGCGGAACGGGGCCAGCCCATGGTACGCTCGCCACCACATGCACGCCGGGGCCGTGGCATATCGGGCGGATGTTGCAATCGCTCGATGCCTTCCCGATGAATTTCGGCTTGTCCTGCAAGGGCAACGCGAGCCAGCCCGAAGCATTGGTGGAAATGATCAATGCGGGCGCCTGTGCGATGAAGCTGCATGAGGATTGGGGTACGACGCCCGGCGCGATTGATTGCTGTCTGTCTGTCGCGGATGAGATGGACGTGCAGGTGATGATCCACACGGATACGCTCAATGAGTCCGGGTTCGTGGAGAACACGCTAGCCGCCATCGGCGACCGGACCATCCACGCCTTCCATACCGAGGGCGCGGGCGGGGGCCACGCGCCGGACATCATGAAGGTGGTGGGGTATGAGAATATCCTGCCGTCGTCGACCAACCCCACGATGCCCTACACGGTCAACACACTCGAGGAGCATTTGGACATGCTCATGGTGTGCCACCACCTCGACAAGTCGATCCCCGAGGACGTGGCCTTCGCCGAAAGTCGCATCCGGAAGGAGACCATCGCGGCCGAGGATATCCTGCACGACATGGGCGCGTTCTCCGTCATGGCGTCGGACTCCCAGGCGATGGGCCGCGTGGGAGAGGTCATCATCCGCACATGGCAGACGGCGGACAAGATGCGCAAGCAACGCGGGCGGCTGGAGGAGGAGACCGGCGACAACGACAACGTCCGCGTAAAACGCTACATCGCCAAATACACGATTAACCCCGCGCTGGTCCACGGGATGAGCCCGGAGATCGGCAGTATTGAGGAGGGCAAACGCGCCGATCTGGTGCTGTGGAACCCGGCGTTCTTCGGCGTGAAGCCGGAGATGTCGTTGATCGGTGGCACCATCGTGATGGCGCAGATGGGCGATCCGAACGCGTCGATCCCCACGCCCCAGCCGGTCTATAGCAGGCCCATGTTCGGCGCTTTCGGTCGCGCCGTCGAACGCTCCGCGATCCTTTTCGTGAGCCAGGCCGCGCAGGCGGACGGCATCGGCGAGAAATTGGGACTGACCAAGGCGACACGCGCCGTGGAGGGCACGCGGGGCGTGCGCAAATCCGACATGATCCATAACGCCGCGGTTCCGGAGGTTCACGTGGACCCGGAGACTTACGAGGTGCGCGCGAACGGGGAGTTACTGACCTGCGAACCGGCCACGTCACTGCCCATGGCCCAGCGGTATTTCATGTATTAG
- a CDS encoding urease accessory protein UreE, with the protein MNHGTANAVIRAGDWQDSARARIVLDYEGRFLRRKRLIAEDGGSVLVDLAQTVSLEPGDALQTEAGLIEVAAAPEPLLRITGDLVRLAWHIGNRHTPCAVADDHLLIRDDHVLAEMLTQLGARVERLDAPFRPEGGAYGHGRTHGHDHGHSH; encoded by the coding sequence ATGAACCACGGAACGGCAAATGCGGTGATCCGCGCGGGCGACTGGCAGGACAGCGCGCGGGCGCGGATCGTGCTGGATTACGAGGGCAGGTTCCTGCGGCGCAAGCGTTTGATCGCGGAGGATGGCGGGTCCGTGCTTGTGGACCTTGCGCAGACCGTCTCACTCGAGCCGGGCGACGCGCTGCAGACCGAGGCGGGCCTGATCGAAGTCGCCGCTGCGCCCGAGCCCCTTCTGCGGATCACCGGCGATCTCGTGCGTTTGGCCTGGCATATCGGCAACCGCCATACGCCGTGCGCCGTGGCCGACGATCATCTGCTGATCCGCGACGATCACGTGCTGGCGGAGATGCTGACGCAATTGGGCGCGCGGGTGGAGCGACTCGATGCGCCGTTCCGCCCCGAAGGCGGTGCCTACGGCCATGGCAGGACCCACGGTCACGATCACGGGCATTCCCATTGA
- a CDS encoding urease accessory protein UreF — protein MTEPDGLLRLSQWLSPAFPVSSYAYSHGLEAEMATGRVTDAAGAQAWISGVLRAGAGRTDAILLGACLDEEADFDALADLARALAGSSERWIETRDQGAALAATLAQLGEGDGAARAYPIVLGSAARGLALEPRLVVAMYLQAFAATLVSAAVRFVPLGQAVGQGILADLRPVIEDVTARALEDGLDGIGQAAFGADLAAMEHEGLDVRIFRT, from the coding sequence TTGACGGAACCCGATGGCCTACTTCGCCTGTCGCAATGGCTGTCCCCTGCATTCCCGGTATCCTCCTACGCGTATTCCCACGGGCTGGAGGCTGAGATGGCTACCGGACGGGTGACGGATGCAGCGGGTGCGCAGGCGTGGATATCGGGTGTCCTGCGTGCCGGTGCGGGACGCACAGATGCGATCCTTCTGGGGGCTTGCCTGGACGAGGAAGCGGACTTCGACGCATTGGCCGACCTTGCCCGTGCCCTCGCGGGATCGTCGGAACGGTGGATCGAAACCCGCGACCAGGGCGCGGCCCTTGCCGCTACGCTTGCGCAGCTTGGCGAAGGGGACGGTGCGGCCAGGGCCTATCCCATCGTTCTCGGTAGCGCGGCGCGCGGATTGGCGCTGGAGCCGAGGCTCGTTGTTGCGATGTATCTTCAAGCCTTCGCGGCCACGCTCGTCTCCGCCGCAGTGCGGTTCGTGCCCCTGGGGCAGGCGGTGGGGCAGGGCATCCTAGCCGATCTGCGCCCTGTGATCGAGGACGTGACCGCGCGGGCCCTGGAAGACGGGCTTGACGGGATCGGGCAGGCGGCGTTCGGGGCCGATCTGGCAGCGATGGAGCATGAAGGGCTGGATGTACGGATCTTTCGGACATGA
- the ureG gene encoding urease accessory protein UreG, translating into MGSVNGPLRVGIGGPVGAGKTTLTAELAKAMADRYSVAVITNDIYTREDAEFLLRAQVLPADRIKGVETGGCPHTAIREDASINLAAVAEFRTRIPDLDVIFIESGGDNLAATFSPELADLSLYVIDTAAGQDIPRKRGPGVARSDFLIVNKVDLAPHVGVDVALLEADTRAARGGRPFVLASLRDGRGVEEVVAFIEAEGGLA; encoded by the coding sequence ATGGGATCGGTGAACGGGCCATTGCGCGTCGGGATCGGCGGCCCGGTCGGAGCGGGCAAGACGACGCTGACGGCGGAACTGGCCAAGGCGATGGCGGATCGCTATTCGGTGGCGGTGATCACCAACGATATCTACACGCGCGAAGACGCGGAGTTTCTGCTACGGGCCCAGGTCCTGCCGGCGGACAGGATCAAGGGCGTGGAGACGGGAGGGTGTCCCCACACTGCGATCCGGGAGGATGCCTCCATCAATCTTGCGGCGGTGGCGGAGTTCCGGACGCGCATCCCGGACCTGGACGTCATCTTCATCGAAAGCGGTGGCGATAATCTTGCGGCAACCTTTTCCCCCGAATTGGCCGATCTGAGCCTCTACGTCATCGACACCGCAGCCGGGCAGGACATTCCGCGCAAACGGGGGCCGGGGGTTGCGAGATCGGATTTCCTGATCGTCAACAAAGTCGATCTGGCCCCCCATGTGGGCGTGGATGTGGCCCTCTTAGAGGCCGATACGCGTGCGGCGCGGGGCGGACGACCGTTCGTGCTGGCCAGCCTGCGTGACGGTCGTGGCGTCGAGGAGGTTGTGGCGTTTATCGAGGCGGAGGGCGGTTTGGCCTAG
- a CDS encoding MoxR family ATPase — translation MAEPEGGAGVSFDTIEDLQSALDGQDYVCGRALATVAFLSLRLGRPLFLEGEAGTGKTEIAKAIAAALGRRLIRLQCYEGLDASSAVYEWNFAAQMVAIRTAEAAGGAGRQALQAHLFSEDYLIERPLLEAMRPDPAGPPVLLIDEVDRTDEPFEAFLLEALSDFQVTIPELGTIATPEPPIVILTSNRTREVHDALKRRCLYHWVDYPDLDRELAILRARVPEAAETLSREVVAFVQRLRTEDLFKRPGVAETLDWAKCLLALDVIELSPEVIADTLGAILKYQDDIQKLQGSEAKRILDDLRSDALA, via the coding sequence ATGGCCGAACCTGAGGGAGGGGCCGGGGTGAGTTTCGATACGATAGAAGACCTGCAATCTGCGCTGGACGGCCAAGATTACGTGTGCGGGCGGGCGCTTGCGACTGTCGCGTTCCTGTCGCTTCGTCTCGGGCGGCCGCTGTTTCTGGAAGGCGAGGCCGGGACCGGCAAGACAGAGATCGCCAAGGCGATTGCGGCGGCATTGGGGCGGCGGTTGATCCGGCTGCAATGCTACGAGGGGCTTGATGCGTCCAGCGCGGTCTACGAATGGAACTTCGCCGCACAGATGGTGGCGATCCGCACGGCGGAGGCGGCGGGCGGGGCTGGCAGGCAGGCCCTTCAGGCGCATCTCTTCAGCGAGGATTACCTGATTGAGCGCCCGTTGCTGGAGGCGATGCGACCCGATCCCGCCGGTCCCCCGGTTCTGCTGATCGACGAGGTCGACCGCACGGACGAGCCGTTCGAGGCGTTCCTGCTCGAAGCTCTGTCAGATTTCCAGGTCACGATCCCGGAACTCGGCACGATTGCCACGCCCGAGCCGCCGATCGTGATCCTGACCTCGAACCGGACCCGCGAAGTGCACGACGCGCTCAAGCGCCGGTGCCTTTATCACTGGGTCGATTACCCGGATCTGGACCGCGAATTGGCGATTCTGCGTGCCCGGGTGCCGGAGGCCGCCGAGACGCTGAGCCGAGAAGTCGTCGCCTTCGTGCAACGCCTGCGCACCGAGGATCTGTTCAAGCGCCCCGGCGTGGCCGAAACGCTGGATTGGGCCAAATGCCTTCTGGCGCTCGACGTGATCGAACTGAGCCCGGAGGTCATCGCCGACACGCTTGGCGCGATCCTGAAATACCAGGATGATATACAGAAATTGCAGGGGTCCGAGGCGAAACGCATCCTCGATGACCTTCGCTCAGACGCGCTGGCGTGA
- a CDS encoding VWA domain-containing protein has product MEYAPLELPDNPQLTTNITHFARALRVAGLPAGTGRVADAVRAVAAAGFSDRADFYYTLRACFTARPEHRAIFDQVFRLYWRDPRYLEHMMSMLTPAVRGVAEERQTKAGEKRAAEALLHGVARDVPDLPEDAGEGTEIEVDATLTMSREEKLKTLDFEQMSVAEMAEAKRLIAQMTLSVPPLLSRRMQASAHGARPDWRRTMRSAMARGGDVLDFARKDRKTRWPSLVAICDISGSMSSYSRAVLQFLHAVANHNGAGWAEVHAFTFGTRLTNITRHMGARDVDAALAAAGAEAQDWEGGTRIGACLEAFNRDWSRRVLGQGAVVLLITDGLDRDEPERLEAAMERLALSSRRVIWINPLLRWDGFAPKAAGIRAMLPHVSSFRAGHNIAALEGLASAVARPDDPGEKTRLMAALRAG; this is encoded by the coding sequence ATGGAATATGCGCCGCTTGAGCTGCCCGACAATCCGCAGCTGACCACGAACATCACCCATTTCGCGCGCGCCCTGCGCGTGGCGGGCCTGCCTGCCGGTACGGGGCGCGTGGCCGATGCGGTGCGCGCCGTGGCGGCGGCGGGATTCTCGGACCGGGCGGATTTCTACTACACCTTGCGGGCGTGTTTTACTGCGCGGCCCGAACATCGGGCGATCTTCGACCAGGTCTTCCGGCTTTACTGGCGGGACCCGCGATACCTCGAACACATGATGTCGATGTTGACCCCCGCCGTGCGCGGTGTGGCAGAGGAGCGCCAGACCAAGGCAGGCGAAAAACGCGCGGCTGAAGCGTTGTTGCATGGCGTTGCCCGGGACGTGCCGGACCTGCCGGAAGACGCGGGCGAGGGGACGGAGATCGAGGTCGATGCGACCCTGACAATGTCGCGGGAGGAAAAGCTCAAAACGCTGGATTTCGAGCAGATGTCCGTGGCCGAGATGGCGGAGGCGAAGCGGTTGATCGCCCAGATGACCCTGTCCGTACCGCCACTACTAAGCCGCCGGATGCAGGCATCGGCCCATGGCGCGCGGCCCGATTGGCGGCGCACGATGCGCAGTGCGATGGCACGCGGCGGGGACGTCCTTGATTTCGCGCGCAAGGACCGAAAAACGCGCTGGCCGTCCCTGGTTGCGATCTGCGACATCTCGGGTTCCATGAGCAGCTATTCCCGCGCGGTTTTGCAGTTCCTCCATGCTGTCGCGAACCACAACGGAGCGGGCTGGGCGGAGGTGCATGCCTTCACGTTCGGCACGCGGCTCACGAACATCACCCGCCACATGGGCGCGCGTGACGTGGATGCGGCGCTGGCCGCGGCGGGGGCGGAGGCGCAGGATTGGGAGGGCGGCACGCGGATCGGCGCGTGCCTTGAGGCGTTCAATCGCGATTGGTCGCGCCGGGTTCTGGGACAGGGTGCGGTCGTGCTTCTGATTACCGATGGTCTGGATCGGGACGAGCCGGAGCGGCTGGAGGCCGCGATGGAGCGCCTTGCACTCTCGTCGCGTCGGGTGATCTGGATCAATCCGCTGCTGCGGTGGGACGGTTTCGCGCCCAAGGCGGCGGGCATCCGCGCGATGCTGCCCCATGTATCGAGCTTCCGTGCGGGCCACAATATCGCGGCTCTCGAAGGTCTGGCCAGCGCCGTCGCACGACCTGACGATCCGGGCGAAAAAACACGCCTGATGGCGGCTTTGCGCGCGGGATAG
- a CDS encoding OmpA family protein encodes MRRSLATTTALVASLSLAVPMPVLAQDAEVAPCPEDLSAEACAALQSEAGIVADDVVEEGVVEDAIVEEAPVEETVEEAVVEEAPVEAAPSEDTAAEEQPVEEVAPAAEAVEEAAPEVEAVEEVAPEEIVEEAPEVVEEAPAEEVPDAGGEAEAEVEADVELELDAEPEAETEIEADATEEADVETAAEAETEVEAASDVEAETAPEVEADAEAEAATDMDAETETASDADAESAGEATEEAEADVNPETPDAPSSAETEAASGTATETMAGTEESEGEAVEEVTEVVTEETSRRPDEEFSAEAAPTADGGNSGLSTLEAALLGAAGGVVIGALLNGDREVVSRAPDRIVVQDPNGNFQVLRDDDAILRQPGSEVTTQRFQDGSTRTIVLQPDGSRIVTIRSPELRVLRRSIIGTDGREIVLFDDTQSVAAVDISSLPAPQRAETTALQETDTEALRAALLQASAIDRGFSLAQVREIERVRYLAPAIEVDNITFESGSAAVRQSEAEELLQLGTLMAELIAENPGEVFLIEGHTDAVGSAVSNLTLSDRRAESVALALSEFFGVPAANMVLQGYGETDLKVQTLDDERANRRVVVRRITPLLQTARAN; translated from the coding sequence ATGCGCCGTTCCCTTGCTACCACCACCGCCCTTGTCGCCAGCCTGTCGCTTGCGGTGCCCATGCCCGTTTTGGCGCAGGACGCGGAGGTTGCTCCCTGTCCCGAAGACCTGAGCGCGGAGGCTTGCGCCGCTTTGCAGTCCGAGGCCGGTATCGTGGCCGATGATGTGGTCGAGGAAGGCGTCGTCGAGGACGCGATTGTCGAGGAGGCACCGGTCGAGGAAACGGTTGAGGAAGCCGTGGTAGAAGAGGCACCCGTCGAAGCGGCGCCTTCGGAGGACACGGCGGCCGAGGAGCAGCCGGTTGAAGAGGTGGCGCCCGCCGCCGAAGCGGTCGAAGAAGCGGCCCCCGAGGTGGAAGCGGTCGAAGAGGTCGCGCCGGAAGAAATTGTAGAGGAAGCGCCGGAAGTCGTCGAAGAAGCACCCGCTGAGGAAGTGCCGGATGCGGGTGGGGAGGCCGAGGCAGAGGTGGAGGCGGACGTCGAGTTGGAGCTTGACGCCGAGCCCGAGGCGGAGACAGAGATCGAAGCTGACGCGACCGAGGAGGCCGATGTAGAGACAGCCGCCGAAGCCGAGACGGAGGTAGAAGCGGCGTCGGACGTTGAGGCCGAAACCGCACCCGAAGTCGAAGCGGACGCTGAGGCCGAAGCTGCGACCGACATGGACGCGGAGACCGAGACCGCCTCGGACGCTGACGCCGAAAGCGCCGGTGAAGCGACGGAAGAGGCCGAGGCCGATGTCAATCCGGAAACCCCCGACGCCCCGTCGAGCGCGGAGACGGAAGCCGCAAGCGGCACCGCGACCGAAACGATGGCCGGCACCGAAGAGAGTGAGGGCGAAGCAGTCGAGGAAGTGACCGAAGTCGTCACCGAGGAAACCAGCCGACGTCCGGACGAGGAATTCTCCGCCGAGGCGGCCCCGACCGCGGACGGCGGCAATAGTGGCCTTTCGACCCTTGAAGCCGCGCTTTTGGGCGCAGCAGGTGGTGTCGTCATCGGCGCGCTCTTGAACGGAGACCGTGAAGTGGTCAGCCGCGCGCCCGACCGGATCGTGGTCCAAGACCCGAACGGAAACTTCCAGGTCCTGCGCGACGACGACGCGATCCTGCGCCAGCCGGGCTCCGAAGTGACGACGCAGCGGTTTCAGGACGGCTCGACCCGGACAATCGTCTTGCAACCCGATGGAAGCCGTATCGTAACCATCCGCTCGCCGGAACTGCGCGTGCTGCGCCGGTCGATCATCGGCACGGACGGACGGGAAATCGTGTTGTTCGACGATACGCAATCGGTTGCCGCCGTGGATATCAGCTCGTTGCCCGCCCCCCAACGCGCCGAGACGACCGCGTTACAGGAAACCGACACCGAAGCCCTGCGCGCAGCCCTGTTGCAAGCATCGGCCATTGATCGCGGCTTCTCCCTCGCTCAAGTGCGGGAGATCGAACGGGTGCGTTACCTCGCCCCGGCGATCGAGGTCGATAACATCACCTTCGAAAGCGGTTCCGCTGCCGTGCGCCAGAGTGAGGCGGAGGAGTTGCTGCAATTGGGTACCCTCATGGCCGAACTGATCGCCGAGAACCCAGGCGAAGTCTTCCTGATCGAGGGTCACACGGACGCCGTCGGCTCCGCCGTATCGAACCTGACCCTGTCGGATCGCCGTGCGGAAAGCGTGGCACTGGCGCTGTCGGAGTTCTTCGGCGTTCCCGCGGCAAACATGGTCCTCCAAGGCTATGGCGAGACCGACCTCAAGGTTCAGACGCTGGACGATGAGCGGGCCAATCGCCGTGTCGTCGTCCGCCGCATCACGCCGCTCTTGCAGACCGCGCGAGCGAACTGA
- a CDS encoding XdhC family protein — protein sequence MDDLERMPELALDWHRSGKGAVLATVVETWGSAPRGVGSQLVISDDGDMEGSVSGGCVEGAVVVEAMEMAGGSQGRMLEFGVSDDEAFAVGLACGGRIKVWVEPVAAIGEKHLAELVDARAARRPVAYCVDLETGARGLVGPDAYPDRFRADASGMEDETFVHVHNPPLRMIVVGAVHIAQALLPMARMAGYDPVLVDPRPAFGAEARFPGQRIVDDWPDEALDAIGLDGRTCVVTLTHDPKLDDPAIARTIRSDAFYLGCLGSKRTHAKRAARLEEAGFSDTEVARIHAPVGLDIGAKGPGEIAVSIMAQIVQRLRQA from the coding sequence ATGGATGATCTGGAGAGGATGCCGGAGCTGGCTTTGGACTGGCACCGAAGCGGCAAGGGGGCTGTGCTTGCCACGGTGGTCGAGACTTGGGGCTCCGCGCCGCGCGGGGTCGGCTCGCAACTCGTCATCTCCGACGACGGCGACATGGAGGGCTCCGTCTCGGGCGGATGCGTCGAAGGCGCGGTGGTGGTCGAAGCGATGGAGATGGCGGGCGGCAGCCAAGGCCGAATGCTGGAATTCGGTGTCTCGGACGACGAGGCCTTTGCGGTCGGGCTTGCCTGCGGTGGCCGCATCAAGGTCTGGGTGGAGCCGGTCGCGGCCATTGGAGAGAAGCATCTGGCCGAACTGGTAGACGCCCGTGCAGCGCGTCGCCCCGTCGCCTATTGCGTGGATTTGGAAACGGGCGCGCGGGGGCTTGTGGGGCCCGACGCCTATCCTGACCGGTTTCGCGCAGATGCATCGGGCATGGAGGACGAAACATTCGTGCATGTCCACAACCCGCCCCTGCGCATGATCGTGGTGGGGGCCGTCCATATTGCACAGGCGCTTTTGCCGATGGCCCGCATGGCGGGATACGACCCGGTTCTCGTGGACCCGCGGCCCGCATTCGGTGCCGAGGCGCGTTTCCCCGGGCAGCGGATCGTGGACGATTGGCCGGATGAGGCGCTCGATGCCATCGGGCTTGATGGGCGCACATGTGTCGTGACCCTGACCCATGACCCGAAACTGGACGATCCCGCAATTGCACGCACGATCCGCTCGGACGCGTTCTATCTCGGTTGCCTCGGCTCGAAGCGGACGCACGCTAAACGCGCGGCGCGGTTGGAAGAGGCCGGTTTCTCGGACACCGAGGTCGCGCGCATCCACGCGCCGGTGGGCTTGGATATCGGCGCGAAGGGGCCGGGCGAAATCGCCGTGTCGATCATGGCACAGATCGTCCAACGCCTGCGGCAGGCATGA
- a CDS encoding molybdopterin-binding protein, producing the protein MRFGSVPVVEAQGTILAHSIDPGGASSLDFSKGVLLSADHVAALVGRGVAEVTVARLDPGDLHEDAAAARIADALCGSGLVASGAATGRVNLRASAAGIVEVDPDAINTINRINPAITVATVAEWARLNARGLAVTVKIIPFAAPEVDVARACAAGHGAVHLRGPTLGHASLIETRTGEADPPEKGRQSVKGRLDRLSVALGERVIVPHRIAEIAFALTHAPGELLLILTGSATSDTLDIAPQAVRAAGGEVLHYGMPVDPGNLLVLGRIGTRPVIGLPGCARSPALNGADWVMERVICGVPLNRIDIPGMGVGGLLKEIPSRPRPREG; encoded by the coding sequence ATGAGGTTCGGATCGGTTCCGGTGGTCGAGGCCCAGGGCACGATCCTCGCCCATTCGATTGACCCGGGCGGTGCATCATCGCTCGATTTCTCCAAGGGCGTGTTGCTGAGCGCGGATCACGTTGCGGCGCTGGTCGGGCGTGGCGTGGCGGAGGTGACGGTCGCACGCCTCGACCCCGGCGATCTGCACGAGGACGCGGCGGCGGCGCGGATCGCGGATGCGCTTTGCGGATCGGGGCTCGTCGCGAGCGGGGCCGCAACAGGTCGGGTCAATTTAAGGGCGAGCGCCGCCGGGATCGTGGAGGTCGACCCGGACGCGATCAACACGATCAACCGCATCAACCCGGCGATTACCGTGGCGACCGTGGCGGAATGGGCGCGGCTCAATGCGCGCGGCCTTGCCGTGACCGTCAAGATCATCCCTTTCGCCGCGCCTGAAGTCGATGTGGCGCGCGCCTGTGCGGCAGGTCACGGTGCGGTGCATTTGCGGGGGCCGACCTTGGGGCACGCCAGTCTTATCGAAACGCGCACCGGTGAGGCGGACCCGCCCGAAAAGGGGCGGCAGTCGGTCAAAGGACGGCTCGATCGCCTGTCGGTGGCATTGGGGGAGCGGGTGATCGTCCCGCATCGCATCGCCGAAATCGCGTTCGCTCTGACCCATGCACCGGGCGAACTTCTGCTGATCCTGACCGGCTCGGCCACGTCCGACACCCTCGATATCGCGCCCCAGGCGGTCCGCGCGGCGGGTGGAGAGGTGCTTCATTACGGCATGCCCGTGGATCCCGGCAACCTGCTGGTCCTCGGCCGGATCGGGACGCGGCCGGTGATCGGCCTGCCGGGATGCGCGCGGTCGCCTGCTTTGAACGGGGCAGATTGGGTGATGGAGCGCGTGATTTGCGGGGTGCCACTTAACCGGATCGACATTCCGGGCATGGGGGTTGGTGGCCTGTTGAAGGAAATCCCCTCCCGCCCCCGCCCGCGGGAGGGTTGA
- a CDS encoding (2Fe-2S)-binding protein, whose amino-acid sequence MTQVTMTVNGKPASGDVEGRTLLSEFLRDGLRMTGTHVGCDTSQCGACVVHVNGEAVKSCTALALDLDGAEVTTIEGMANADGSLGTIQQAFQDHHGLQCGFCTPGMVMSAAALLKDNPKPSEQEVREYLEGNICRCTGYHNIVKAIMAASGQDVPAVAAE is encoded by the coding sequence ATGACCCAGGTGACGATGACCGTGAACGGGAAACCCGCTTCCGGTGACGTTGAAGGGCGCACGTTGCTCAGCGAATTCCTGCGCGACGGCCTGCGGATGACCGGGACCCATGTCGGCTGCGACACCAGCCAATGCGGCGCTTGCGTGGTCCATGTGAATGGCGAGGCGGTGAAAAGCTGTACCGCGCTGGCATTGGATCTGGACGGGGCGGAGGTGACGACGATCGAAGGCATGGCCAATGCCGATGGCTCACTGGGGACGATCCAGCAGGCGTTCCAAGACCATCACGGGCTGCAATGCGGCTTCTGCACGCCGGGCATGGTGATGTCAGCCGCGGCCCTCCTGAAAGACAATCCGAAACCATCCGAGCAGGAGGTGCGCGAGTACCTCGAAGGCAATATCTGCCGCTGCACGGGGTACCACAACATCGTCAAGGCGATCATGGCGGCAAGCGGTCAGGACGTGCCTGCGGTTGCGGCGGAATAA